A stretch of DNA from Halorubrum sp. BOL3-1:
GGCGAATGCGTTCACCATCTTACCACCTCATCTCCGCGGGAACAGTCACGTCTGTCGTGCCGAAGTTGCGGTATAACACGAGTATGATGCCGATACCGATGGCGACCTCGGCGGCGGCGAGCGCGATGACGAACAGCGCGAACACCTGCCCCGTGAGGTCGCCGTAGTACAGCGCGAACGCGACGAAATTTATATTTGCTGCGTTCATCATGAGCTCGACGCTCATGAGGAAGTACAGCGCGTTCCGCCGCGTCAGCACGCCGAACAGTCCGATACAGAACACGGCCGACGCCAACAGTAGATACCACGACGGCGGGATCGAAGCGGCGATGGCGGTCACCGCCGCTCACCTCTGTCGGTGATCGCCTGTCCGAGCGCGGAGACGACGGAGTCGTCTTCCTCGCGTTTCGCGAGGTAAACGGCGCCGTCGACCGCGACGTCGAGCGCGACCGCGGCGATCAGGAAGGCGGCGAGGAACCCCTCGGCCCCGATCGTTGCGACGTCGTACCCACCGAGATTGAACAGGGAGTAACCGATGTTGTGAACGACAGAAGCGTCCGCTGGGAACCCGGAGAACTCGGCGTCGAACGCCGCCGCGTTGACCGTCGCGACCAACACGGCGAACAGGGCGCCGACCGCGACTGCGGGCGCAATCTTCGACCCGCGGCTCTCGTCGTTGCTCACGCGCGACTCACCTCCGTTTCGGAATCCGACCGCGTGAGCATCACGGCGAACGTGACCAGGATGAGGACCCCGCCCACGTAGACGAGGATCTGCATGGCGGCGATAAACTCCGCCCGCAGCATCACGTAGTGCACCGCGACGCTCGTGAGGGCTCCGCCCAGAAGCAGCGCGGCGTGGAACACGTCGCGCGCCAGGACGACCCCGAGGGCGAACGCCAGCGTAACCGCGGCGAACAGCCCGAACGCGATGGTGACTTCAACCATTGTGTTTGTCTCCTATGAGAACCCTTTTGAAGATTTCGAGACGCTACTGGTAGTCGACCTCGCCGTCGCCCTCCCCGATCCATGCACCGCGATCGGGATTCCGGGACTCCAGCGGGTCGATCTCCTTGTACCACGGGACGTTCTTGAGCTGTTCTTTGTTGAACACGAAGTCGTCTTTCGTGTCCGCGGTGAACTCGAAGTTCTGCGTCAACAGGATGGCGTCGACCGGACAGACCTCCTCGCAGAGCCGACAGTAGATACACTGCCCGATATGAAGATTGTACTGCTCGCCGTTGCGCTGGTCGTCCTGAACGATCTGGATCGTGTCGTTCGGACAGACGTTCTCGCACTGTCGACACCAGATGCAACGCTCTTGGCTGAACTTATGGACCCCGCGGAACCGCGGGCTCACCTCGGGCGCGTCCTCCGGGTATTCCACGGTGAACGTCTTCCCGTCCAGCGCGTGTTTCATCGTCGTCGCCATGGATTTCATGAGTCCGATCATGTTACGCGATCACCCCCACGATTACGGCCGTGAGAACCAGGTTCGCGAACGACAGCACCAGCATACCTTTCCAGCCGATCTCGATCAGCTGATCGATCCGGACGCGGGGTATCGCCGCGCGGGCCCACTGCGTGAACAGGAAGAAGCCCCAGATCTTCACCACGAACCAGATGAAGCCGATACTCTCCGGACCGGGCCCGGAGGCGCCGCCCAGGAACGTCACGGCGAGGATCGCACCGCCGAGGAAGATGTGGACGAACTCCCCGAGGTAGAAGAGGACGAAGTACGCCGAGGAGTACTCCGTCTGGTACCCCCCGACGATCTCCGTCGGCGCCTCGGGGATGTCGAACGGGTTCCGGCCGATCTCGGCCATGTTCGCCGTGAGGAACAGCACGAACGCGAACGGGTTCACGAACGCGTACCACGACGGGATGGCGACGCCACCGATCGTCACGAGCGCCTCCGTCTGCGCGCCGACAATACCGCTCATCTGGAGTGTTCCAGCGAATATCACCGCCGACATCGCCGTGACGATGAGCGGGATCTCGTACGCGAGGTTCTGCGCGACGGCGCGGAGCCCGCCGAGAAGCGAGTACTTGTTGTTCGACGCGTAGCCGGCCATCACCAGCGAGACGGACGCGATCGACGCGAACGCGAACACCAGCGCGAACCCGACCTCCGGGTCCGCGAGGTGGAGGTTGATCGGACCAATGTGTCCCATCGGGATGACGGAGAAGCCGAGCAGCGCGGACGCCGGCAGGATGATCGGCGCGATGTCCCACGAGGGACGGTCGACGCCCTCGGGGATGATGAGCTCCTTCGCGAGGAGTTGGACGGCGGCCGCCGGGATGATGAGCAGGCCGTAGGGACCGATCCGGTCAACCGCGATCCGGTCGGTGAACGCGGCCGTGATCTTCCGTTTCGCCCACGGGCCCGCGATGCCCGTGAACGCGAGGATGATGTTCCCGACGACGAACGCGGCGACCAGCGAGGCCGCGACCTCACCGATCACGCTGTCGAGTCCGAGCGTGTCCACGATGAACTCGGGAAACAGCTGTGCGGGCGCCGCGCCCATCAGCGGTCCACCTCCCCGAGGACGACGTCGAGGCTACCGAGCGCGGCGATGACGTCGGGGATGTACTCCCCGTTCGCCATCTCCGGCAGCGTCTGGAGGTTCGAGAAGCACGGCGACCGGATCTTGAACCGGGCGGGCTTGTCCGTCCCATCGGCGCGGATGTAGATGCCGAGCTCGCCCTTCGCACCCTCGACGGCGCGGTAGATCTCGGTGTCGTCGTCCGGGCGCAGCGTGCGCGGCACGTTCGCCTGAATGTTCCGCTCGTCTTCGGGCCAGTCTTCGAGCAGGTCGACGCACTGCCCGATGATCTTCGCGGACTCCTCGACCTCGCGCATCCGGACGAGCAGGCGGCTGAAGTTGTCACAACCGTCCTCGGTGACGACGTCCCAGTCGAGCTCGTCGTAGTAGCCGTACGGGTCGTCGCGGCGCAGGTCGTAGTCGACCCCCGAGCCGCGGCCGACGGGTCCGGTCGCGCCGTAGTTCTTCGCGACCTCCGGCGGGAGGACACCGGTGTCGATCGTCCGCATCTGGAAGATCTCGTTCGAGGTGATCAGGTTGTGGTACTCCTCGATCGACTCCGGCAGCTGGTCGAGGAAGTCGCGGGTGTCCGAAAAGAACGCCTCGCGGTCCTCCGGAAGGTCCCAGACGACGCCGCCGAGCCGGAAGTAATTGAACATCAGCCGCTGGCCCGTCAGGTCCTCCAAGAGGTTCTGGACGCGCTCGCGGTCGTTGATGGCGTACATGAACGTCGCCGTGAAATCCCCGTTGATGTCGAGCGCGAACGTCGCCAGCGCGAGCATGTGCGCGGCAATCCGACACATCTCCGCGCCCATCGTTCGGATGACCTGCGCGTACTCGGGGACCTCGATGTCCGCGAGGTCCTCGGCCGCGCGGGCGTACGCCCACTCGTTGAGCAGGCCCGCCGAAATGTAGTCCCAGCGGTCCGGGTACGGCATGATCTGGTGGCGGTACGTGCCCGACTGCGCCATCTGCTCCTCGCTGCGATGGAGGTAGCCGATGTCCGGCTCGACGTCGACGACCTGTTCGCCGTCGAGGACCGTCTTCAGGTGGAGGACGCCGTGTGTCGCCGGGTGGTGCGGCCCGATGTTGAGGAACATCGTGTCGGACTTCTCGTCTCTGTGATGGTCCTCCAGCGGGTTCGCGTGCTCCGGCAGCGTGGCGATCTGCGGCCGGTCCTTGTCGTAGTCCATCGACAGGGGGTGGCCCTGCCAGGTCTCGGGCAGCAGGATCCGACGGAGGTCGGGATGGCCCTCGTACTCGACGCCGATCAGGTCGTACGCCTCCCGCTCGTGCCAGTCGGCGGTGCGGAAGACGGGTTCGGCCGTCTCGGAGACGGGGTTATCCTTGTCCGCGGGGACGACGACGCTGACTTCTTGGGTGGGATCGTCGTACTTCTTCAGGTGGTAGATCGATTCGTAGCGGTTCTCGTACTCCTGTGCGGAGACGACCGAGAGGTGGTCGTACCCCGCCTGCTGTTTCAGGGTCGAGAGCGTTTCCTGGACGGTGTCCGGGCGGATGACGAACCCGGGCGCGTTCAGATGGTCGTCGCGGGCGACGACGAGGTCACCGAGCAGCGCCTCCAGCTCGTCGGGCGTGCGCTCGACCGCCGCGTCGTCGGTGGTGTCCGGTCGTTCGAGGCTCATGGCGAATCAGCGAAATTGTACCGCATGACGAGTTCGTCCTCGCCGATCTGGTCGGTCAGCTTGTCGACGAGCTCGTCGCGTTCGAGGTCCGAGAACTCCTGTAGCTCGTACGGCTTGACGGTGACGGGCGCGGCCTCGCCGTTGGCGACGCGCTCCTGCAGCTTCACGACGCCGTAGACGAGCGCCTCGGGGCGAGGCGGGCAGCCGGGGACGTGGATGTCGATCGGGATGACCTCCTCGGCGCCCTTGATCACGTTGTACCCCTCCTGGAACGGGCCGCCGGAGATGGTACACGAACCCATGCCGACGACGAACTTCGGCTCGGGCATCTGGTCGTAGACGCGCTTCATCCGCGGGGCGAACTTCGAGACGATCGTTCCGGGGACGATCATCACGTCGGCCTGTCGCGGCGAGGCGCGGGGGACGCCCGACCCGAAGCGGTCGAGGTCGTGTTTCACCGCGTAGGTGTGCATCATCTCGATGCTACAGCAGGCGATACCGAACTGCAACATGAACATCGAGGAGCCCCGACACCAGTTCAGGAACTTGTCGAACTTGGTGAGGATGAACGGCGAGGAGCCGAACGCCTCCCGGAGCCGGGAGTTGAAGCGGTCTCCCTGTCCGGTCATCCGGGCGTCTCTGGTCTCGGTCACGACCTGCGATTCGTCGGTGATAAACGGTTGATCGCTGCTCATTAGTTGAGTTCCTCCGTCGTTTTTCTGCTGGTCGCACGGGGGCTGCGGGCCCAGCTGATCGCCCCCGACCGCCACGCCCAGACGAGTCCGACCGCGAGGATTCCGACGAACGCCAACATCGGCCACAGCAGGTCAGTCATCGGAACGCCGGCCTGGACGGCCGGGCGGTAGATGACCGCCCACGGGAACAGCAACACGGTCTCGATGTCGAACACGACGAACAACAGCGCGACCATGTAGTACTGGATGTTGAACCGGATCCGCGTCCCGCCCGTCGGGGTCTCGCCGGACTCGTAGGTGGTACTTTTACCGGTCTCAGGCACGCTCGGACGGAGCAACGCCGACACTGTCATCATCGCTATCGGGATGAGCAGGCCGACGACCGCCAAGGCGCCAATCGCTATCCAATCGCTCATATAGGTCTCCGTAACACGCTAGGATTTGGACCGCCCCCTGATAAGCGTTGAGTCTTGTGCGTCCACGGGTGTGCGGGCCGGTACCGGCGGTTCACGGGCAGAACCGGAGGTACAGCGGCGGACTCGCACGGGGGCCGGAGGCGAAGGCGTTCCGTTACCGGTCGCGGAACTCGTCGACGCCCAGGTCGTGGAGGTCGGCCGAGACGTCCGCAACGCCCGCCTTCTGGTTCTCGTGGAGGTCGACCAGCCGTTCCGCGACGGTCTCGTGTTCGCGGCCGAGCACCTGTGCGGCGGAGAGAGCGGCGTTGTACGACTTCCCGGCGTCCACCGCGACGATCGGTGCGCCGGTCGGCATCCCGATCACGGAGTCGACGGACTTCTCCTGAACGGGCACCCCGATCACGGGGACGGGATACGCGATCGAGGCGGTCATGTTCGGCAGGTCGGCCGACTTCCCGCCCGCGCCCGCGATGATGACGTTGAGACCGCGGTCGGTTGCCGTCTCGCCGTACGCGTACATCAGCTCCGGCGTCCGGTGCGCGGAGACGACGTAGCTTTCGTAGGTGAACCGCGCGTCCGGCGCGTCGTCGAAGTCGGTCTGCTCCGCGAAGGCGAGGTCGTCAAGCGCGTCGTACGCGTCCTCCATGACGGGGAGGTCCGAGTCCGACCCCATGATGATCCCAACGTCGGGGGTCATCTCCGGGTCGGCGTCCGATTCCGCCTCCGATTCGAGTCGGTCGATGAGGTCGTCGACGGTGGTCACAGACGCCGTTTTGACGGAGAGCCATATGGAACCCCCGGATACGGCGAGGACCGCGACCGGCAGGTTACAGGTACGGTCGAAGGAGGTCGCCGTCGTGGAGGTCGTTCGGTACCGCGTCGAACCACCGGGCCGCCCGGATCTCGTCCGCGGCGGCGCCGAGTGTGTCGGCGTTGGGGATTGTCCCGTCGGCGCTTCCCGTGAAAACGACGTAGTCGGCCTCGAACGCGACCGCGTCGCTCGCGGCGTCGACGTAGGTCTGTTCGACGACGACCAGTGAGCCGCCGATCGTCGCGTCCAGTCCCGTCTCCTCGCTGACTTCGCGCTCCGCGGCCGCCGAGAGCGACTCGCCGGGTTCGACCGCGCCGCCCGGCGGGAGCCAGCCGTCGGACCACGCGTTCCGGACGAGCGCGATCCGACCGTCCGAGTCGCGGACGCGGGCGGCCGCCGCGGTCGCGGTCCCCTCCTCGGCCCACCGGCGGAGCGCATCGATCCGGTCGGTCGGGAGACGGAGGGTCTGTCGCTCGCGCGGAACGTCGGCGTCGACCATCCGAATCAGTCGGTCCGGAACGTCAGCCCGTCGCGCAGTTCGCGCGCCCGGTCAAGCAGCGCGTCGCGCTCGTCGAGCGAGACGCCATCCGGGTCGAAGTCGCCGTCCGTCACCGTGAGGTGGCCCATCTTCCGGAGCGGGTAGACGTCGTCTTTGCCGTACCAGTGGAGGGCGGCGTCGGGCGCGTCGAGGACGGACTCGACGCCTCGGAGCGTGGCCGGCCGCGTCTCGTGAACGTCTCCGAGAACGTTGGCGGTCACCGCGGGCGCGACGAGGTCCGTGGGGCCGAGCGGCCGGCCGAGGACCGCGCGGACGTGGTTCTCGAACTGCGAGGTGCGCGCGCCCTCGATCGTCCAGTGGCCGGAGTTGTGCGGGCGCGGCGCGATCTCGTTGACCGAGACGTCCCCCTCGCGGGTCTCGAACAGCTCGATCCCGTAGACGCCGCGGCCGTCGAGCACGTCGAGCACGTCGCGGGCGACCGACTCGGCCTCCGCGACGACCGCGTCGTCGGCGCGGGCGGGCGACACGCTCTCGCGGAGGATCTCCTCGCGGTGGACCGTCTCCGTGACCGGATAGGTCCGGGTCTCGCCGTCGGCGCCCTTCAGCCCCATCACGGCGATCTCGCGCTCGAAGTCGAGGAACTCCTCGGCCATCGCGTTCCCGCCGACCTCGGCGAGCGCGTCGGCCGCGTCCGCGGGATCGTCGACCGGGACGTTCCCGCGGCCGTCGTAGCCGCCCTCGCGGGCCTTCAGCATGACGCCGTCGAACTCCTCGACGACGCGTTCGAGCCCCTCGGCGGTCGCGACCGCGACGAACTCGGGGACGGGGATCCCGGCGTCCGCGAGCGCCTCCTTCTGGACGAGCTTGTCCTGGATCGTTTCGAGGGTGGCCGGGTCGGGGTGGACCGGCACGCCGTGCTCCTCGCTCGCGGCCGCGAGGACCGTCGGGTCCGCGAGTTCGATCTCGAACGTGAGGGCGTCGACGCGGCTCGCGAGCTCATGGATCGCGTCCGCGTCATCGAAGTCACCGACGATCTGGTCGCTCGCGACGGGCGCCGCCGGACAGTCGGGCGTCGGGTCCAACACGACGAGGTCGACGCCCAGCGGCGCGGCGGCCTCGGCCATCATTCGGCCCAGCTGTCCCCCGCCGACGACGCCGAGCGTCGGTCCAGGCAGAGTGGTCGACATACACGAGCCGGTACTGGACAGAAGTGAATAAGTATTACCAAAAATAGCAGCGGATAGGCATAAATGCGGATCGATCAGCCTCGATGAGGACGGGTCGGCGCTGGGGCCGAACACGGGGCCCGGACTACTCCCGGCGTAACAGCAGGAACCCGCCGGCCACGACGAGCAGTAGGCTCACGAGGCCGACGACCTGCGTGAGACCGACGCCGAACCCTTCGAGCGGCGACCCGCCCTCGTCGGAGGCGTCGACATCGTTCGCGTCGTTAGCCGCTGCGTCGGAGCTGTCGCTCGACTCCGCGTCGGACGACGTCGACTCGACGACCGACACGGTTCCCGCCTCGGTCGAGCCGACGGCGACCTCGTACTCGCCGGTCTCGGGGAACTCCGGCGTGAACGTGACGCGTCGGGTCGCGTCGGCGGGGACCGTGATCGTCCGGTCGTCCACGAGTTCGCCGTTGATCCGGAGGTCGACGTTCGTCGTCCCCTCGGCGTCGCCCGCGTTCCGCAGTTCGACGACCACCTCCGTCGCGCGCTCCGGGGCCACCTCTTCGGTTCCGAGCGCGGCGTCCGCGACCGTCACGTCCGACTGCGGACCGCCGACGGCGAAGTACGAGAAGCCGGGCGTCTCGGCGACGTAGGTGCCGTTCCCCTCGTAGGCCGTCGGCAGCTCGTGCCACCGGTTGTTGTGGTAGCGGTACAGCGCGACGTCATCGGGCGATTCGGTGTCGGAGAACGCCGACATCTCCGTCTCGAAGCGGATCTCCGCGCTGTCGACCTCGCCGGAGTCGAACGTTTCCGACGCGATCTCGAACGCCGAGACGGTCTCCGCGTCCTCGTGGTCGCGCACGTCGTCGGGCATCCCGGCGGGCTCCATCGGCGTCACGTCGAGGTCGAACGAGGTGATATCTGACGACGCAGCGACGGACAGCGCCGAGAGCGTCGCGTTCGACGACGCCGTCTCGTCCGGTAGTTCCGCCTCCACGACTTCGCCGGCGTCGACGGTCCCCGCGGTGAGCGTCGCGGTGTCGTTCGCCGTCTCGACCGACGCCGTCGTCGTCTCGACGGTGTCGCCGGTCGGCGAGGGTGCGACCGCACCGCCGCCGCCAGTGTTAGTGGTACCGCCGTCACCGCCGTCGCCTCCGTCGCCGCCGTCGCTTCCGTCACCGCCGTCGCCGCCGTCGCTTCCGTCACCGCCGTCGCCTCCGTCACCGCCGTCGCCGCCGTCACCACCGTCGCCGCCGTCGCCGCCGTCACCACCGTCGCCGCCGTCGCCTCCGTCACCGACAGTGAGGTCGACACGGCGGACCTCGCCCGGCTCCCACTCGACCGCTTCGTCGGTCCCGGCAACCTCGCCGTTGACGCGGAACTCGACGGTTGCTCCCGCGTCGTCGTTCGTTCCTTCGACGACGAGTTTCTGGTCGAACGCGGACGATCCGCCGTACGCGCCGGTTTGGGTCGTGGTGAGGCTCCCGCGGCGCTCGCCGTCGACGTGCGCGGTGACCTCGACGCCCTCCGGGGCCGGCTCCCCGTCGATGGTGATGTCACCGAAGTAGGCCGCGGGCGTCGGCGGCGGCCCGTCCTGCGCGACGGCCACCGGCGCGCCGGCGACCGCGGAGACGACCAGTAGCGAGGCGATGACGACCGTGATCGGGGTTGAGCGTGTGCGTGACATGAGGGGACGTCCCACACCGGCTCGAACGGAACGCCCGAAAGGGATCGACCCGAAGGGACGCCCGGACGTCGCGGAGGAGGGACGCCTGACAGCAGGTCACCGGTGTAAGTAGTTATTAACCGATTGCTACGATGGATTACCGAACCGGGACGCGGGGTAACGAGTCGTTTCGGCGGCCGACGACGCGCCGACGTCCTCGGGATCCGGGACGCCGACGACGCGGAGCGGTGAGGCGAGTGAACCGCGCGGCGAGATCGGTCGGGGCACGGCGCGAGCGCGAACAATCCCTCGTGTTCGTATGGACATCGGCTAATACATTAGGCGGCGGTAGCCCTGAGAACAGTCATGTTACCAATAGACATGATCGGCAGCGGCGACCGGGGACCCCGCTGTCGCGTCGACGGCGACGGCGGCGGCGACGGCGTCGGCGACAGCGACGGCATCGGCAGCGGCGGACGTGGCGGTGACCGCAACGACGGGCCCGACGACGGTCGCAGCGGTGAGCCTGACGGAGACGACACGGACGGACGCGACGCCCGCACACGGGACGGGGCGTTCGGTCTGGGAGAGTCGGAGCGGGTCGTCGAGCGGGGCGACCTCCTCGAAATTCTCGGCAATCGGCGGCGGCGACTGCTGTGGGCGCTGCTCCACCGCCGCGACGGTCCAATCGATCTCGCTGACGCGTCCCGAGAGGTCGCAGCCCGGGAACGCGGGATCGACCCGGCGGCCGTCACGAGCGAGGAGCGCAAGAGCGTGTACGCGTCGCTCTACCAGCACCACTGTCCCGTGATGAACGAGGCGGGCGCGATCGAGTTCGACCGCGACGAGTCGACCGTCGAGGGGGTCTCCGCCGCCGAACGACAGCGCCTCCTCGACCTCGCGATCGATTCGAGACCGGTCGGCCGGGCGGTCGCCGGCGCGCTCGCGGCCGTCACGGGCGTCGCCGGCGTCGGATGGGCGCTCGGCGCGCCGGTGCTCGGCTCGCTTACCCCGACCGAGTTCGGCGTCGCCGTCGGGGTGAGCGTCGGGGTCTCGATCGTCGCCTACGCGGCGGTCGTCTCGCGTCGGTACCCGGTCCGCCTCAGTGACCTCCTGAGCGCCGCGGACGGACCGGACCGGTGACTCAGACGGAGACCCGCCGGAGGTCGCTTTCGAGTTCGTCGACGAACTCGTTGTACGCCTCCACGAACCCGCGGAACCGGTCCGCGTACTCTCGGACGTCGGCCGCGGAGGGGGACTCGTACTGCGACAGGAGGTAGAGACCTCCCGAGCCGCCGATACGGAGGTACGAGACCGCACCCTCGTCGTACTTCAGCTCCCAGCGGTCGCCCTCGACGCGGGCCGTGAACGTGCCGTAGTCGTCGGCCTCGTACCGGTGGACCTCGCCGGCGATGACCGCGCAGGTGTCGCGGACCTCGTCGAGGACGCGGTCGCGCTCGGCCACCACGCCGTCGGTGGTCGCCGGCTCGGGGAACTCGGCGCTCACGCCGTCGAGGACGCCAGACAGGGACGCGACGTGGTCGTTCCACGCCGCCACGAACGCGGCGTAGTCGTCGAGGGCGGTCGCCAGCGCCGCCGGCTCCGGCGGCTGCTTCGTCGAGATCACGTACGTGTCCGAGCCGGAGTCCGGCGAGAACAGGAGGAACTCCAGCTCGCCCGCCTCGTGTTTCACCGTCCACTCGCCGTTGGGCGTCGAGAGGGTTTCGCGGCCGTAGTCGCCCCCCTGGAGCGTGGCGAGCTGGTAGGCGATCCGCCCCGCGTGGTCGCGCACGGCGGCGACGATTTCGCCGCGGCGCTCCGCCACCGCCGCGGCGTCGCGGACGTCGACGTCGATCCCGATGTCTACCTGCGTCGTCACGGTCTCACTGGGCGCGCCACGGGGTTAATCAGTTCGGGTCGAGCGCGGGCGACGGACTCGCGAGCCCGGTCGAGCGATCGTCTCGCGGACCTGGTTACGCGATCGTCTCGCGGATCTCGCGGAGCCGCTCCGGCTCGTCGACGCCCGACCGGACCACGACCGCGGAGACGGCGTCGCCGTCGGGGATCGGTGCGTCGCCGCTCAGTATCGCGTCCGAACCGGTCTCCTCCGCGAGCCAGCGCCGCCCGTCGGCGATCGCCTCCCGGTTGAGCCACCGGGGCGGGCCGCCGACAACGAGCAGCGTCCGGTCGGCCCGCCCCTCGGGGACGTCGATCGTGTTCTTCCCGCGGGCCGCCTTCCGGATGACCGTCTCGATGGCCGACACGGCGGCGCTCGTGTCGACCTCGGCCGGCTCGGAGGAGCCGAACAGCCCGAGACCGAACCGGGACTCGCTCTCGGTCGACTCCACGTCCTGTGTCGCGTGGCCGATCGCCGCGACCTCGCCGGCGCCGCCCACCACCCGAGCGATGTCGCTCGCGTCGAGCACCTGCTGCGGCGTCGACGCTCCCTGGGACGTCTCGCCGGCGCCGAACAGCGCCGCGATCCGCTCGACCGCGGCCTCGTCGAGCCGGTCGCGGGCCCCGGCGAGCGTCTCGCCGGGACGGAGCCACGCCGCGTTGTCGAACGGAGAAATCGCCGCGCAACGCTCCGAGAGCGCGTCGAGGGTCCGCGCGGCGTTCCGCTCGGCCAGCGGCCGGTGCGGCGTCGCCGGTTCCGTCCCGCTGCCGGACGCGGCGTTCCCGGCCGCCGCGCTCGTCGGGCCCTCGTCGCCGTCCGGTTCCTCGGTCTCGCTCGGGACGGGAAGGAAGCTGAACGCGTAGACGGGGGCGTCGTAGAGCCGCGAGAGCTCCTCCGCGAGCGCGGGCGCCGCGCCCGCCCCGGCCGCGCCGCCGAGTCCGACGACGAGCAGGAACGCCTCCGCGAGCGACGGCCGCTGGTCGTCCATCGCCCTGCCGAGTTCGCTCGCGTGCGCGTCGCCGAGGCGCCGGCCCGCGTGGAGGTCGCCGCCGAGTCCGTCTCCGCCGGCGGCGTCACCGAACCGGTACCGGCGCTCCTCCCCGAGCGCGT
This window harbors:
- a CDS encoding PGF-pre-PGF domain-containing protein; amino-acid sequence: MSRTRSTPITVVIASLLVVSAVAGAPVAVAQDGPPPTPAAYFGDITIDGEPAPEGVEVTAHVDGERRGSLTTTQTGAYGGSSAFDQKLVVEGTNDDAGATVEFRVNGEVAGTDEAVEWEPGEVRRVDLTVGDGGDGGDGGDGGDGGDGGDGGDGGDGGDGGDGSDGGDGGDGSDGGDGGDGGDGGTTNTGGGGAVAPSPTGDTVETTTASVETANDTATLTAGTVDAGEVVEAELPDETASSNATLSALSVAASSDITSFDLDVTPMEPAGMPDDVRDHEDAETVSAFEIASETFDSGEVDSAEIRFETEMSAFSDTESPDDVALYRYHNNRWHELPTAYEGNGTYVAETPGFSYFAVGGPQSDVTVADAALGTEEVAPERATEVVVELRNAGDAEGTTNVDLRINGELVDDRTITVPADATRRVTFTPEFPETGEYEVAVGSTEAGTVSVVESTSSDAESSDSSDAAANDANDVDASDEGGSPLEGFGVGLTQVVGLVSLLLVVAGGFLLLRRE
- a CDS encoding cell division protein FtsZ, yielding MRLHVIGLGGAGGRIADRLAADHDADPFLAGVNAFDTDMDALGALDALGEERRYRFGDAAGGDGLGGDLHAGRRLGDAHASELGRAMDDQRPSLAEAFLLVVGLGGAAGAGAAPALAEELSRLYDAPVYAFSFLPVPSETEEPDGDEGPTSAAAGNAASGSGTEPATPHRPLAERNAARTLDALSERCAAISPFDNAAWLRPGETLAGARDRLDEAAVERIAALFGAGETSQGASTPQQVLDASDIARVVGGAGEVAAIGHATQDVESTESESRFGLGLFGSSEPAEVDTSAAVSAIETVIRKAARGKNTIDVPEGRADRTLLVVGGPPRWLNREAIADGRRWLAEETGSDAILSGDAPIPDGDAVSAVVVRSGVDEPERLREIRETIA